The Streptococcus oralis genome segment TCGTTCTGATTAAGTAGGACGAATGATTCTAGTGTATCAATAGTTGTTTTCAGTTTCTTCTTGCAATGGCTATCTATGGCTTTCATAAATTGCTCTAGTAGCTCTACAGAATACGGTTTGACCAACTTTTTTATTTCTTTGTTTAGATGGTATCGATCCCAAAAATGTTGATGATGCTTTATCCCTAGATCGTGTGATATTTCCTTAAATAAATGTGGAGTATATCCGTGACCCATATCTGAGTTTGTCACAAGTAGAGTATCTGACGTAATTTTAAAATGATTATAAATATAATCTACTACTCTTTTTCTTGCTGTTCGATTATTGGGTGACACAATTTCGACCTTATTTTTTAAAATTTTCCTCTTTCCGTACACCTCCGTTCCGGTATGGATGACAAAATGAGATAACTCTTTATTCTGTTGTTCTTTTTCACGTCCACTGACCTTTATCCAGACACCGTCTCCTTCAAGATAAATAACAGGAGCCTCAATTTTTTTGACAGGTACTTCATCGCTATAGAAACGATAATCTTCTTTTTCATTTAACAATTGACTTGCTAGTTTAATCGCTTTTAACACCGTGTCTTTAGTGATATAAACCTGGTACATCAGTTCAATAACTTCCACTACTTTCCGATACGGTAACATTGTAGCTAGTTTAGTGATTTGATACAGCAGTTCTTTGGAATAGGCAATACGTTTCTCCAAACCTAACTTCTCATCTACTGGAATCCTGCATTTTCCATTCTTATACCAGCGCCTTCTTGAAAAAGTTACCTGGCCAAACGTAAAAGTAACGGTTCTCTCAGCATAGTTTACAAATTTGTAACCTCTAGCTCTCATTGTGGGAGCAATATAGTTGTCATAGTCACTTACAAATTTATGAAATCCTTGTAGATTTTTCTCTTTAAATTTCTCTACAAATTCTCTTTCATCAATAATTTTTGTATCCAAAATAAAAACACTCCCAACTAAAATCATAATAAAAAGTATAGAGATTTTAGTTCAGGAGTTCAAATGTTTTTTGTCAGAAAAGATAAAAGCCTTCCCTTATTGGGAAGGCTGTTTGATTATAAATACAATTATATTTATAATTATAGTGATAAACTTTCGATTAGTTTATCAAGGTAATCTGATGCAGACTTTGCGCCGGCTGCTTTAGCAATTTCATCCAATTTTTTCCGATTGCTTGGTTTCAAAGTAAACTGAAATTGTTTCTTACGTTCAAAACTTTCAAAGCTAGCTACATCTGAAAGTTGCTCAGGTTGATGAGTTGCTTCAATAATCTGCGAAATCTCTTTTTCTTTTGGTGTGAATGCCATAACGATCTCCTTCTAATTATATTTATAATTGTATTTGTGTTTATAAATATAATTATATTGTATCATAAATTTTTGAAAAAGTCTGCTCCAACTCAATGAAAAACTTTTTGTGTTTTTGATAAAGCTCAGGATTCTCCTTCATATCTGCAATAGAGATCTTATCAATCGTGGAATGATTGAATAACTCTTTTGCTGGTACGATGCCTAGAAGGTTGTCTGTTCCCTTCTCTTTAGCTTCAAGTCCCAGGGCTTCCAGTAACTCTCTTGATGACCCATAGTTTGGTCGGATCATATTTGCTAAGAAATATAACTCAGCAGTAATGTATGATTCCCTTGTGCGATAGTCAATTACATCCTTTCTGAATGCTTCTAACCGAGTTGATAGATTGAATTTGGCATTATAACCAAACTCTGAAGGAGTCAAGGGACTAATAATAGCGTGACTGACCGCAACAGCATTTTTAGTAGCTGTCGCAAAGTCTGGTCTGCAATCAATCAAGATATAGTCAAACTGATCCAACTTTTTCTTTTCGTAGTTATCCTCTAGCCAAAGATAAAGTAACATATTTTTTTTATCGCTGTTCTCCAGATCTCGTTCCACCGTATCAAGCTGAACTGAACCTGGAATTAAACTGATATTTTCCTTGACTTGCTTAATATCCACATCGCCTCCTTTAAAAGCATTGGCAATTGTATTCTTGCTCTCATAGATATTGTAGCACTGAGTCAAATTACACTGATGATCTAGATCAATCAAAAGCACTTTATGACCTTTCTTGGCAAGCCATTCAGCATAATTAAAAGTTAAAGTTGTTTTCCCAACACCGCCCTTAATAGCGGCAAATGTAATAATTTTCATTCTATTTCTCCATTCCATCCGTAATAGCAATGGCTACACATTGTTTCTTCTTCATCTATCCACCAACAAGCTCCTTCGTCAGGAGTATAGCAAGCATTGTTCCAAGTGCAACCGCAAATTTTGCAATGAGATTCTTCTGCCATCTACCTATCTCCTTGTTATTTTCTATACTTCTATTATACCATTATAATTATATTTGTCAATATGTTTATAATTATATTTATAATTATTTTTTTACAATGAAGTTTCTCTATCCTTACGCTGCTCCACATTTTTCTCAATGTCTTGATGTAACTTATAATCTTTTGTAATTGCTTCTACTCGTTGATACAAAGCCTGACGCTCAAAAGTCGCCTCCTTAACAAGTTTATCAATCTCAGCTTTGCGAGTGCTAGGATCTACTCTCAAATCTTTCAAAATAGAAACAGCTAGTTTAACTTCCTGAGGATCGCTCGATTCCAATGCAAGAAATGCAGACTGAATTTTATTAAGCTCACCCAAGCGTTGATCTAATTTATCAAGCAAATTATCTACTTCTTCTAGTTCCTCTTCAAAACGATTTAACAATTCATCAAATTGCTGTCCTTCTGTCACTCCATGAGCAGATAGATAATTATATTCACGAACAAGCTGATCCAAACTGGAGATTTTCGGATTTTTCCGGACAATCATTTCTCCGTTATCATACGACAACTGAGAAGCGACTGTTTCTCCTTTCATGTATCGATTCTTATCAGCGTGTTCAGGATTAACAAAATAGTAGAAGTCATTCTTTCTGATAAAAATTTCATAAGAGCCATCTTCTGCTTTTTCAATCTGATGAGCTGGAATAAGAATGGTTCCCTTATTTCTAATCCCAAATTCCATTTCAAGATAGATTCCATTTTTTGTTTCTTCCATCACCTGCCATTCTTCAACTGTGATTCTCATTTCAAAATCATCTTCTCGTTCTGCTACCATTTTTTCATATTCGGATTTAATTTCATCGACAGAAAAAGTCACCTCGTTAGCAACCACTCTCTCAGAAATTTTCTCTAAAGAATAATTTCCTTTTTTGGACAGTGTACGATCCCTAACATTTCTTGTTTGTTCCTGATCAGTTAAACGATATTTTATTTCCTTTCCTGAAGTATCAACTACAAGATTTAATGCTTGAGCCTTCGATTTGAAATCTTCTAATGAGGTTGAATGTTTTAAAAGGAAATCTAAACGAGATTTAATCTCATAGCGAAAAGAATTTTTTTTGCGATAGGCATGATAGGTTTTTCGATTAGTCCATAATCGCTCTTTAAGAATTTTAGCTCCAGCTAAATCCGCATACTTATCTGAAATATTCTCTAAACTTTTTTTCGTTCCTTTCTGCCAGCGAAATTTATTTAAGGTTACAGAATTAGTAGAATTGAAAATGATGTGGTTATGAATGTGCCCCTTATCCATGTGTGTTGCAATGACAAATTCATGTTGACCACCAGTCAATTCTAAAATTGTTTTACGACCAATCTCATGAATTTCTTGTGGAGTCAAATCATCTTCAGGCGAAAATGATTGGATGATATGATGAGCCAAAACTCGATTCGGATTTTGAATATCCGATAATTCCTTTGTTCCTGCTCGCTGAGCTGCATTCTTTTTGGTCAAAAGAAATTCTTCTGTCGCCGTGCTAGCATCTGTAATTCCATAAGTAGATACAAGTTGCTTGACTACTCGACCATCTTTAACCACTGCTGGAAATTCAAGCTGTTCATCTTGTTCTAAGAAACTCGTTTTAGATGGATTCTCGATATAGCGTAAAGCATTATTTAAACTTTTTGTATCAGTCAGCTCGACCGTCTTTGCTTCATCCTCAATATATTTTGTAGATCGTCCTAAAGAAGCCACTCCTTTTATCTGCAACACTTTTGTTACAACCATCGCTCTTGTTCCTTTGTTTGATTTTCCTGTTTTTGGATAAATTGATTGACGGTATCTTTCAGATGTTTTTGCAATTCAAGAATCTGACTCAATTCATTGAGACTAGCTTGATTATCTTCGTTTACCTTTTTTGCAACCTGATTAATATTGACCCCTATCCGATTTATTTCTTTACGCAGTTCTCTCAATTCTTCAAAATTTAAGATTTTGACCTCGCCCATAATCAACATAATTCGGGCAAAGGCATTAAAATTTGTCATTCCAGATTCTGCAACTTTAGTTGAAATAAACCGTGCCTCTTCTTCCGTCAAAC includes the following:
- a CDS encoding ISLre2 family transposase; the protein is MDTKIIDEREFVEKFKEKNLQGFHKFVSDYDNYIAPTMRARGYKFVNYAERTVTFTFGQVTFSRRRWYKNGKCRIPVDEKLGLEKRIAYSKELLYQITKLATMLPYRKVVEVIELMYQVYITKDTVLKAIKLASQLLNEKEDYRFYSDEVPVKKIEAPVIYLEGDGVWIKVSGREKEQQNKELSHFVIHTGTEVYGKRKILKNKVEIVSPNNRTARKRVVDYIYNHFKITSDTLLVTNSDMGHGYTPHLFKEISHDLGIKHHQHFWDRYHLNKEIKKLVKPYSVELLEQFMKAIDSHCKKKLKTTIDTLESFVLLNQNEKKIDTFKVFKNRILGNFKYTQPPEQRNLDTASLGIMESQHRKISYRMKNRGMYWSLNHADAMSHLILLSYNQELRDLFFGNWRNEYEKYHSEGMSSAKVRKKINQAPRSLGTIVNASWKGRKQRDKQRFVGKKINR
- a CDS encoding ParA family protein — translated: MKIITFAAIKGGVGKTTLTFNYAEWLAKKGHKVLLIDLDHQCNLTQCYNIYESKNTIANAFKGGDVDIKQVKENISLIPGSVQLDTVERDLENSDKKNMLLYLWLEDNYEKKKLDQFDYILIDCRPDFATATKNAVAVSHAIISPLTPSEFGYNAKFNLSTRLEAFRKDVIDYRTRESYITAELYFLANMIRPNYGSSRELLEALGLEAKEKGTDNLLGIVPAKELFNHSTIDKISIADMKENPELYQKHKKFFIELEQTFSKIYDTI
- a CDS encoding helical hairpin domain-containing protein, translated to MVVTKVLQIKGVASLGRSTKYIEDEAKTVELTDTKSLNNALRYIENPSKTSFLEQDEQLEFPAVVKDGRVVKQLVSTYGITDASTATEEFLLTKKNAAQRAGTKELSDIQNPNRVLAHHIIQSFSPEDDLTPQEIHEIGRKTILELTGGQHEFVIATHMDKGHIHNHIIFNSTNSVTLNKFRWQKGTKKSLENISDKYADLAGAKILKERLWTNRKTYHAYRKKNSFRYEIKSRLDFLLKHSTSLEDFKSKAQALNLVVDTSGKEIKYRLTDQEQTRNVRDRTLSKKGNYSLEKISERVVANEVTFSVDEIKSEYEKMVAEREDDFEMRITVEEWQVMEETKNGIYLEMEFGIRNKGTILIPAHQIEKAEDGSYEIFIRKNDFYYFVNPEHADKNRYMKGETVASQLSYDNGEMIVRKNPKISSLDQLVREYNYLSAHGVTEGQQFDELLNRFEEELEEVDNLLDKLDQRLGELNKIQSAFLALESSDPQEVKLAVSILKDLRVDPSTRKAEIDKLVKEATFERQALYQRVEAITKDYKLHQDIEKNVEQRKDRETSL
- a CDS encoding plasmid mobilization protein, which gives rise to MKNGEKRKRMIQKKIRLTEEEARFISTKVAESGMTNFNAFARIMLIMGEVKILNFEELRELRKEINRIGVNINQVAKKVNEDNQASLNELSQILELQKHLKDTVNQFIQKQENQTKEQERWL